A region of the Desulfobacter postgatei 2ac9 genome:
GATCCCAGCATGGTTTTAAATGGATCATCCGGATCATCGGGCATCGCTTTCAGTGTTGCATACGCGCCTGACCGGGCAAGCCGCAATTCATCCTTAATGGAGTGAAAGGCCGGCCCGAACGGAACCAGTTCACTGTATATGGAATCGGTTGCCACCTTAAACACGGGCTCTTCACATTCATGGGCATGGACTGGGGAGAGGTTTGGGACAGGTTCTGTTTTGGCGTAGAAGGTAGCCGTGCAATGCTCCCGGATTCTTGTCATGGCACCGTTTTTTGAGGAAAACCGGGTGGCCAGGGATAGCGAAATCCGCGTATCGTCGATGGGGCGGATATTGCACAGCGCGTCAATGGTCTCCTGGCCGGGTTCAAGCACAAGAAATTTATTGAAGCGTGCATCCGCCATATGCCCCGGGGCAAAGGCGGAAGTGAAAAAATCGCGTTCCCCGATTAATCCGGCCAGGATCTTTAACGCCTCCACAGCCGGAAAAACCACCTTGCCTGCAAAACAATGGTCCATGAAGTGGGGATAAACGGCTATGGTTAACGGAACCTGGGTAAAGGAGCTGTCCATCTCAGGTTCTGCTTGGCGGGTCTACAAATTTCAGGCTCAGGTTTTCCCCTTTTTCATACCCCATCACCCATACGGCCAGATAGGTATCCACATAATCCAGCCAGGCCTTGAAGGTTTCAGGATCAATCGCGTGTCTGAAAAGTCTTGCCGTGACAACTGCACTGCCGGCCGCGTAGTGGCGGCAGTCCGCACAATCGGTATCCGGCACACAGCATGCCGCGCTTCTGTCCCAGGTCAGATCTGCCCTGTATTGTCTGAATGTTTTACCCAGGCCCACATCTTCATGCGGATTCATTCTCGGATAAGAACATTGAAAAAGATCGTGCAGGGCCATCTCATGGGTATGAACAAGGATGTTATAGTGGGAGAAGAGCAGATGCTCAGGATAGGTTTCAAGCATCTCAATCATGATCTCCCTGGTTTTTGCCAGTGTCTGCCGGTTGTGCCGCAGGTCTCCATCATATCCCACCGGCGCGGAAAACATATTAAAGGTGAAGCGGCAGCCGTTTTCCGCAAGGATGGGGGCCACATCCCGTATCTCATCAATGTTGCTGCTGGTAAAGGTGTAGACAAATACGGCCCTGGGATCGTCTTTGTAGTTTTTGATCTGTTTTTCAAGCATGTGATCAGCCCTGCGAACGGCCTGGCTTGTCCGGTCATTGCCCCACA
Encoded here:
- a CDS encoding polyketide synthase dehydratase domain-containing protein; this translates as MDSSFTQVPLTIAVYPHFMDHCFAGKVVFPAVEALKILAGLIGERDFFTSAFAPGHMADARFNKFLVLEPGQETIDALCNIRPIDDTRISLSLATRFSSKNGAMTRIREHCTATFYAKTEPVPNLSPVHAHECEEPVFKVATDSIYSELVPFGPAFHSIKDELRLARSGAYATLKAMPDDPDDPFKTMLGSGFPLDGAFHAGCVWSQRFFGVVAFPVGFDKRIIYKPTVEHQDYTARVIPQYQTHGTLGFDIWITDKQGDLCETVSGAMMRDVSGGTITPPAWIREGIHSCSYFSA
- a CDS encoding radical SAM protein — its product is MQTYWKFSDILSDPVIRSRWQRVKKYFFLRESTYDMTNRCNIRCEGCYFYEGDKQFVTGNNDPDAWQELMVREKERGITFVVLAGAEPALVPELLQTCYREIPLGAIASNGLKFIPEGVGYRIHISVWGNDRTSQAVRRADHMLEKQIKNYKDDPRAVFVYTFTSSNIDEIRDVAPILAENGCRFTFNMFSAPVGYDGDLRHNRQTLAKTREIMIEMLETYPEHLLFSHYNILVHTHEMALHDLFQCSYPRMNPHEDVGLGKTFRQYRADLTWDRSAACCVPDTDCADCRHYAAGSAVVTARLFRHAIDPETFKAWLDYVDTYLAVWVMGYEKGENLSLKFVDPPSRT